CGGTATTTCCCCATCGGACCCATGTCCATGAAGTCGTCGCTGTTCCAGCCGAACTGGTCGCCGTAAAACTTGCGCGCGCCGTCGACGTCGCCGGTTTGGAGTTCGTTCCAGCCGACGCGCTGTTCGGCCGTCGGTGAAAAGACGTCGCTAACCGCGTCCGGATTGTCCGCCGGTGGCGTCGGCTTCATCAGGTAGAACGGCGCACCGAATGGGTCGGCCGCCATCGCCACGCGCCCGATATTAGGAATGTCGAAAGGAGCCATCAGCGACTTGCCGCCCGCTGCTACGATCTGGTCGTGGGCCGCATCGACGTCAGTGACGCTGATGTAAGCGAGCCATGTCGGTCGGGCCCCGTGTTGCTGCATTTCGTCCGTGAGTGGCAGCACACCGCCGGCAAAGCCGCCATCGCTGCGGCCGATCATTCGATAGCCGTTGGGAAATTGGGACGCGCTCTCAACGTTCCAGCCGACAACGGTGTCGTAAAATGCCTTCGCGCCGTCAGGGTCGGTGGTCATCAGCTCGTACCAAATGAAGTCGCCTTGATCGTTTTGGGCACGCGGCGTCGCCGTCGGCGCCGGGTCGGTTCGGACGTCGGTCATTTTCGGCTCCTTCCATGTGGCTCAGGCGGGCTGAGCGACCTTCTCGAGCGTGTTGATGAGCGGATTGAAGCCGCCCCAGAACATGCGCTTGCCGTCGAACGGCATGGGCTGCGCGCCCGGCTGCATTTCGGGATCCGCCATCAATTTCTCCCACGCGGAATCGCGCGTCGTCTTGTCGGGCCAGATGATGAAGGAGAAGACGACATTCTCGTCTTCAGTTGCCTGCACTGCACGATAAAAATCAGTGGTGTGGCCATGCTCGAGCCCGTCGCCCAGCGCCTCGACGCTGCCGATCGCGCCGAGCTTGGTCGCCTTCCCGGCGAACATCTCCGCCATCTTGCGATATTCGTCTTCCTTGCCCCTCGGCAGCGGGAGAATGAAACCGTCGATGTAGCTCATGCTGCTTCTCCTTCCAGTTGCGGTTGATTGGCGGCGTAAGTTGCAAGCTGGTCGGCAAGCGCGCGCTGGAAAGCCGGACGCGCCTCGCCGCGTTTCAGATAGTCTGACAGGTTCGGGAATTCATCGACGAGTTTGGTGTGGCGAAGGAAGCGGAGTACGGTGATCATCAGCAAGTCGCCGATGGTGAAGCGGTCTTCCAGCCACGCGCTGTCGCCTAGCCATTCGGACACGCGCTTCAGTTTCAGCTTCACGAAGTCTTCCGCCCCCGGGCGGCGGAGCTTGGCCCATTCCTCACCGGCATAGAAAATATCGACAAGGAGGAGATTGAGGATCGCGGGCTCGACGCTGTTCAGCGCGCCATACGTCCACTGGATCGCGCGGAAGCGGCCTTGGTCGTCGGTCGGCAGCAGCGTTTCGGATTGCTCGCCGATGTATTGGACGATGGCGCCGCTTTCGAAAATTCGCACCTTGCCGTCGCTGAAGCAGGGGACTTGGTCGAAAGGCTGCTCGAGTAGATATTCGGGCGGTCGGTCCTGGCCGAGAAGGCGGACGCGATAACTGAGTCCGGCTTCTTCAAGTGCCCAGCGGACGCGCAGGTCGCGAACCACGCCCTGCGCGAATTCCGGGACCCAGCGAAATGCGGTGATCTCGATCGCCGCGTTCTGATCGACTGGCATTTTTTCCTCCTAACCAGACAATGTTACGCTGCGGCGGACTCATCGACCGGGTGCGCGCCCTTTTCGGCAAAGGCGGGATCCATCCACATTGGGGACCATTGGTGGCCGTCCGGATCCTCGAAATCGCGGCCATACATCGGTCCGCCCTTCGTTTGGTCTTCCTGCGAAACGTCGATCTTTCCGCCCGCCGCGCCGGCTGCATCGGTGATCTTGTCGACTTCCGCGGGACTGTCGCAGGAAATGCAAAGCAGCACCTGACTGCTGCTGTGGGCGTCCGCAATCGGCTTGCGGGTGAACGTTGCATAGAAGGGATGAGTGAGCAGCATTACCGAGATGGTGTCAGAAAGGACCATCATCGCCGCGGCGTCGTTGCTGAACTTGGGCTCGTTCCTGAAGCCGATTGCCTCGTAGAAGGCCTTGGACTTCTGAAGGTCGGTGACCGGCAGGTTCACAAAAATCATCCGCGACATCGCTGTTTCTCCTCTTTGCGACTCGATTCGCTTGCTTTTTGAGCCGCCTAGTCATAAATTGCAACCATGCAGTTAGAAAAACTAACCGAATTGCCGAAAAAGGATGGCAGGCGTTATGACGACGCGTGCGGGCTGGCACATGCGCTGGACCTACTCGGCGAGCGCTGGGCAATGTTGGTGCTGCGCGAGCTGGCCTACGGGCCGCGGCGTTTTTCTGAGCTAAAAGCCGACTTGCCGGGGATTAGCGCCAATGTGCTGACGCAGCGGCTGACGGAACTCGAGGCCAGGGGACTCGTCCGCAAGGTGAAGCTGCCGCCGCCAGCTTCGGTGCAGGTTTATGAAGCGACGAGCTGGGGCCTGGAGGCAGTGCCGGTCATCGCGTCGCTGGGCCGCTGGGCCGCGCGCAGTCCGCTGCATGACCCTACCCTGCCGATGAGCCACGTCTCGCTGCTGATGTCGCTCCAGACCTTGCTGTCGCCCGAACTCGCCAAGGGCTTTGACGCTTGCGTCGGCTTTCGGCTCGGCGAAGCTGCCTATGTCGCGACGATCAAGGAGGGCCGACTGGACGTCGACCGCCGCGACCCGGAGGGTTGCGCCGTCACTTTCGTCGGATCTCCGACCGATGTCGCCGCGGTCATCCACGGCGGCGCGCCGTTCGAAACGATCCGCATCGAAGGGGACATGGAACTCGCCCGGCGTTTCCGGACGCTCTTTCCGTTGCCCGAGAAAGTCGCTTGAACGTTGAGACGCGCGCTGCGTTCACCTAAGGCCCGCTCATGACCGACATTTCCAACGT
This portion of the Sphingomonas limnosediminicola genome encodes:
- a CDS encoding glutathione S-transferase family protein; amino-acid sequence: MPVDQNAAIEITAFRWVPEFAQGVVRDLRVRWALEEAGLSYRVRLLGQDRPPEYLLEQPFDQVPCFSDGKVRIFESGAIVQYIGEQSETLLPTDDQGRFRAIQWTYGALNSVEPAILNLLLVDIFYAGEEWAKLRRPGAEDFVKLKLKRVSEWLGDSAWLEDRFTIGDLLMITVLRFLRHTKLVDEFPNLSDYLKRGEARPAFQRALADQLATYAANQPQLEGEAA
- a CDS encoding DUF1428 domain-containing protein translates to MSYIDGFILPLPRGKEDEYRKMAEMFAGKATKLGAIGSVEALGDGLEHGHTTDFYRAVQATEDENVVFSFIIWPDKTTRDSAWEKLMADPEMQPGAQPMPFDGKRMFWGGFNPLINTLEKVAQPA
- a CDS encoding winged helix-turn-helix transcriptional regulator; this encodes MQLEKLTELPKKDGRRYDDACGLAHALDLLGERWAMLVLRELAYGPRRFSELKADLPGISANVLTQRLTELEARGLVRKVKLPPPASVQVYEATSWGLEAVPVIASLGRWAARSPLHDPTLPMSHVSLLMSLQTLLSPELAKGFDACVGFRLGEAAYVATIKEGRLDVDRRDPEGCAVTFVGSPTDVAAVIHGGAPFETIRIEGDMELARRFRTLFPLPEKVA
- a CDS encoding VOC family protein, with translation MTDVRTDPAPTATPRAQNDQGDFIWYELMTTDPDGAKAFYDTVVGWNVESASQFPNGYRMIGRSDGGFAGGVLPLTDEMQQHGARPTWLAYISVTDVDAAHDQIVAAGGKSLMAPFDIPNIGRVAMAADPFGAPFYLMKPTPPADNPDAVSDVFSPTAEQRVGWNELQTGDVDGARKFYGDQFGWNSDDFMDMGPMGKYRFWDYSGTRLGALFNADPNQHPHWRFYFRVPSISAAKQRAEAAGGSIHMGPHQVPTGDYIVIGSDPQGAEFALVGGE
- a CDS encoding VOC family protein — its product is MSRMIFVNLPVTDLQKSKAFYEAIGFRNEPKFSNDAAAMMVLSDTISVMLLTHPFYATFTRKPIADAHSSSQVLLCISCDSPAEVDKITDAAGAAGGKIDVSQEDQTKGGPMYGRDFEDPDGHQWSPMWMDPAFAEKGAHPVDESAAA